One genomic window of Gossypium hirsutum isolate 1008001.06 chromosome D11, Gossypium_hirsutum_v2.1, whole genome shotgun sequence includes the following:
- the LOC121223546 gene encoding uncharacterized protein, translated as MSRPWLLVFIVFIVMLTSQFEWKQQFGEEIELTSTVSLKDQSLSKRQEYVKEKIILSQERNIQKLNEQVRNLREQLLWCKAETEISNGSAFALSEHLSEIEQQPMLDD; from the exons atgTCGAGGCCTTGGCTACTAGTTTTTATAGTGTTTATAGTAATGCTCACTTCTCAATTCGAATGGAAGCAGCAGTTTGGTGAAGAAATTGAGCTAACTTCCACTGTTTCTCTCAAAGATCAATCCCTTTCCAAACGCCAAGAATACGTCAAAGAAAAG ATCATACTTTCTCAAGAAAGGAATATTCAGAAACTGAACGAGCAAGTGAGGAATCTTCGTGAACAATTGCTATGGTGTAAGGCTGAAACCGAGATTAGTAACGGCTCTGCATTTGCTTTGAGTGAACATTTAAGTGAGATTGAGCAGCAGCCAATGTTAGATGACTAA